The Bombyx mori chromosome 14, ASM3026992v2 DNA segment TAGTTTAATATTGTTGATTGTAGCTTCGATAAAATACCATCGATATATTGTGAAACAGCATAGCATGTCAagatcgctttttttttttaaatattaaatagattGAAACTAGTTCAGATACGAAATCGTTAACTGTGATTAGAACACTGCCATAGTATTCACAACTTCGGGGCTTAAAAGTCATGCGTGAATCGAACGAAATTTGGAAATTGTTATTACAGCTAAacgatatagaaaataaaagagaactggaATTAAAACTAGAAACAGCGCTAACAGATTATATAGAATTAGAAGCGAAATATAAAGAACTGCAAACAAAGAATTCGACGTTACTCAATGATGCTAAAATTAAAGAGAAAGAGATCGCGTCCTACAAAGAAAGAGGTAAGGAGTTGGAAATGAAAATAGAGGAACTTGCGAAAAATTTAGAAGAATACAAAATTAACTTGGCAGCAGAGAAAAAAAGTAGAGAAgacttaaaaaaacaattggcTTTCATTCAGAAAGAGTTGgtggaaaaaattaaaaaacatgcGGAAGCTAAGTCAAAGGTGAGCATATCCAAATTTGTTAAGTAACTCCACATATTCATATAACGGCGTAGTGCTAGACGAATGTATCTTACCCAATAATTATTGATCAACTTGCCTCATAATATCCTAAAATAGCCCGATAAAAATTCCTTACTCCGAATCTCgagacaaataacaaaaaagctGATTTTTTGTAGTAGCTGTAATATTTGCGTGTTTGGTTTTTATCACTCAGATAAATTTAGTACCTTTTTGAAATGGCCTATTTTCATTTGCCAaggaattataataatttttaacttaATATACCTAGTTGTAACGCAGCTGCTAATCTTCATTAACTCAGTAAACAACTGTATAATTcatgttcaattaaaaactgcAGGTCGCAGAAGCTTTAGAGCTTTACGATATAGTAAGGAAACAGAAGAATGATGCAAACGCAACCATTAAACAACAGACAGGTATGATGTACACAATTAAAACCtttcacctgtcctggtgaaactgaaaaggcttcCGGTCCACATcttgcttaaaaaaaaacttttatggtTCAATGTTGCATTTATTGTTTTCGGCTTActattttcccacatttcgaatacttttcagTCTTAGTGGCCTCCTTAAATATGGGCTTATACCACAGCTTGTACATTAGTATAATACCTAGTATATTTATGTCCGAAATCCAGAATGCTGACGTGTTTGCTGATAGTTGGGGAATACTTTTGTCTAAAATAATGTTCCTTGTGTTAACGAGTTAGGCGTTTTGGTGCAAACTGTAAGCCTGACTTTGTattgaattgaataaataaataaatctacagcccctttctggctgagcctttgctcgcccacctgccctggtaaaaaattggaaaggccaccagtaaaccttcaatcataaaaaaatatatccacagCGGTCATATCTATTATCTATAGTCACAAACGACTATgatgatatttattttgtcgctattatattattatgacaactaccgtcaatttttttaaaaaaatatgtcttgGTGgcagttattttaattatatttacgactCGCGAATATCGAACGAGATAGCTATATGAATTGACGTTCCCAGCCAAGGACTCATCATATGTTTGATACTAGGCACTTATCACAGAAATCTTGATTTATTTCTGTGGCACttactaataaattaatatttgtaacTGTAATTTGTAAGACGCAGAATTGTGTTGTCGTACCAgtacttatatatttatatatatatttataacaatatattatatgtatatatttatatcagtACACGTGATCTGAGATACCTAcagaaatattttcatttcattcactTTCTGAGAACTCCTTTCGGACCTAGTTAAAGTGTAGAGAGTAAGGatctctctgtatgaaaagtGTATGTGGATAGGCGATCAATTAGATTGCCGCCACCGTAGCAAGTGGTGTAGTTTCGAAGATCACAccaaacattattatattaagttatTCAACACGGCACTATTCGCTATATTGACAActgttaattctttttttttattgcttagattggtggacgagctcacggcccacctgatgttaagttatcggagcccatagacatctacaacgtaaatgccgccactcaccttgagaggtgagttgtaaggtctcacttttaacagtacaacggctgcctcacccttcaaaccgaaacgcattactgcttcacgacaaaaataagcagggcagtggtacctacccttgcggacttagaagacgtcttaccaccagtataacACGCTTCGCTACAGGCgctaattttgcgagttttagAGTGGTAACTTATTGTTTACGGCTGGACACTGTTTCAATTTTTCCACCATATAAGTTAGATCTTCTTATCTCCATTTTTAAAAGGACATGTACACATAAGACGTGACATAGTGTTGTAGGAACACCGTAGAAAGGACGTTGTTAACAGTACTCTAGGCTTGTTGGTCAAACTAAAGTATTAAAGCCATAATACTCAAATTAAACTATTACATTAATGGCATCAAATTTGCAGCTGAACTAAATCGGGTCAAACGTGCCCTGTGCAGTGTCAAAGACGACTTAGAAGCTGTATACAGAAAGGAAATAGACGAAATGAAAGACAAATATAACGAGAAAATAGTTGATATGCTTGTACATATAAAGAATCTTGATGCCGAATTAGTTGAAAAGGGATTACTTCTAAATAAAGTTCAAAGGTAAAGAAGGtctttgacttttttttaatttttattgcttagatgggaggacgagctcacgacccacctgatgctaaatggttaccagagcccatagacatctacaacgtaaatgccaccatctaccttgagatatgagttctaatctctcagtatagtataatggccccaccctttaaaccgaaacgcattactgcttcacggcagaaacaggcggggtggtgaacTTACCCGcgtggtctcacaagaggtcctatcaccagtgattacgcaaattataattttgcaggtttttttatttttattacacgatgttattccttccccgtggaagtcaatcgtgaacatttgttgagtacgtatttcattagaaaaattggtacccgcccgcgggattcgaacaccggtacatcgttcaacacgaatgcaccggacgtcttatcctataggccatgacgacttcaaaagcgATCGCCATCTAAATTCTACCACAAAGCAACCATGCCTTATATCTGGATGTAGGCAGTATCAGTCGCAATGTCGTTTCTGTGGAGCGTGGCatcgtaaattataaaaaaatcttcggttgctttttttttatagggaAAACCAAATATTAAGTCAAGCAaatgaaaattacattaaacaaCATAATGAAGAATTGAAATCGTTGGAGCCGAAATTGAGAATAGCCGAACAGCGAATGGAAATAATGTTTCAGGAATTGGTTCGTGAttcgatattaaaataaatatgtatatagataaaattttgttctaaaataagtAACTACCACGAATAATCAAATCTCCATCGCAATTTCACGcgaaagttttaaataatatcggCAAAGGTATTGCACTGAAGATTTGACAAATACAAAACATCAGTAGAACATTAGGTATATGacctatatacatatacactatattattatttagactaCGATTACTACGTACTAATATCCCATAGATAGTTATTACGTAAAGTACCTATCATTCTAACATTAGgtaaacattaaacattagGTATTATTTGCTGAGTGTGATGATGACTTGTTTTGGTAAGGTCATTAGTAAGCCAGCAATGTAAAGCGTAGGTTTCCTCTAATTCACGCGAGTCCGCAGGGGCGTTGACCTCGCAATATTTTATTGCGTTACATGGCGCTCGGTGAATAAacagtatattaataaatatttgaccGCAATTtgtatgtttatattatcgAGTATTACATTTTgatcttatttatatatttgaattttgagggtaagcagtggcttggctctgcccctggtattgctgaagtccatgggcgacggtaaccacgcaccatcaggtgggccgtatgctcgtctgcctacaagaacaataaaagaaaaaaaacttaaatgagACGATTTTTAAGCTCAAAGAGGCGGAATTTGTTAGCATTCGGACGTAACGTCCATACGAATTTTGAATTTAGGTATCATCGGAGAGACGAAATGTCCAACTCGTGTGCGAGAAGCAATGCCTGGCGCTCGACGTACAAAGAATTCAAGAGATACAAGCTAGAGAAACGAAGCGTAGAGATTGGGAAGAAAAATTGTTGAAGAATCGCTGCGAAGAGCTCACGTGCGTTGTGTTTGTTCATAAGCAGTATTCTAAATGTAATTTAGTTACTTcacgttattttttattactctagACAAGTGAACGTGGATTGAGAGGATAGATCAAAATctctattgtattgtataacgagTGACCCACCCTTTTAATTCGGAACGTATACCTAATCATTTTGCGGTTACTGGAACCTACATTGTGCAAAATccactaaaaaataaaagaatcaaataaacacaaaaattaaaatgttcacaattgattaAGTATATGAATGTTTATCTGGTTACGGTACGGCAATAGATATTTCGGTATTCGTGAAAGCTTGTAATTGGCTTTtacgaaattttaaataaataaaaattaaaaatcagttATCCTCACGAGACGTGAAAACATATATAATAGGCCTTTCACCTGTTGCTTATACAATGTACCCACGTTTTGGTCTTCAGCCATGTAACTCCAGTAAGATGGATGAACGTGACATTTCTTCATGTGACGTTTACGAATACAGCTATCTTAAATCGCAGTGAAACCTAAGAATAGAAATTGCGTATTGCAGCTGGAATACATAATATTCATCACTTTCTACATTCGTTTTCTTCTACATTCAATATCGATTAGGCTGCCTCGCGAAGTGAAttataaaatcgattaaaatagtAGTGTTGAGAAAAACTCGATTTTCATATGATGATTCTTTTACAGATTGCAATTGGAAAACTCTCAAAAGTCCCTCAATGAAACACACGAAATGGTGAATAAGCTTCAAGCAATGATGTCCTCTAGAGCGGAACTCAGCcaaaagtattaattttttgttgaccCCATTGAAGTACTGAGTCGGTCGTTCTAGCgacaatgccgccacccaccttgagataataatatgggttctaaggtctcagtatagttcacggactgccccacctttcaaaccgaaacgcattactgcttcacagcagaaataggcagggtggtggtacctacccgtgcagactcacaagaggtcctaccaccagtaggtcctaccaccagtaggaccTCTAGTAGTAGGTATCGAAATCTAACCGTAATCGACTTGTGGTTGGACGTATTAgtataagcccgcacgggtagcttATCATcattatgcctatttctgctgcaaaacAGTCAAGCGATATGAAATCTCAATATAGAGAAACAAAATACACTTCGTCTTCTTGTATCTAGGTTCATTTTGGTGTCTATGGTTTCTGGCAATCATTTAAGATTAAATGAACTCTTCCAGTTAACTACGCTAAAAAAGAATGTCATACCTCCACTTATTGCATTGAAATAAAGGCTATCGTACCACTTAGGCTGGAATACTGGAACTAATTTTTGCTTCTCGATGaacctataataataattatatttgtcacaaaatgttttatttcagGATAATTTCAACCAAAGAAGACGAATTGAACGAACTGAATAAGCATTTAGAAAATCAAATGGAGCTCAGTAAAaagtaagtgtttttttttcaaaacttcaAAGCTATAcgttttccaaaactgttttttttaagctattgcatagcttttatagcggatcttgagcgcggcgaccaaatcatgaaattccgtaacaaaaaaaaacctaacacccctcactccgcctaccatgtagctcgcgttcaacacattcacactttgcgcttgtgtagtgtttgtgaataagcgcgtggcgtgacgtcacactgcatgcgcatcatgaaaaatctgcccatctctctctcgcgcgatctagcttatgagtgtgaagaggacagttaaggttttgcttttattaagtaatgtttaatatagcgtggtcttgttttattattgcttaactTTTtcactatcgagaacgttaaaaaactcgcacaaatACACAGGTCATTTaaataagcaaaaacaaaattttaggttatgtaataatatttttaggtGGAAAGAGTCTTACGTGGAAATGACCGAGAAACTCAAGAAGCAATTGAACGATTTAGAAAACGAGAACAGCGAATTGCGAATGCAACTGAAACTTCCAAATTCAGGATTAATTCACGACGATAGTACGGAGAGCTGATACGAATATTTTACGGAAATTGAGCTAATATGCaatttatttgttacatactgtATGAAATCGCACCtgattttttgttgtaatttaaaattttaaaccgaCCGACTCTACTGTGGATTAGTCTAGTATTTGACCTAGTATTTCGGTCTGGTCTAGTCTACCTAAAGGAGGTAATGTTTCTTGAGCTTATGTATGTCTTTGACATGCTCTACAGCCTAAAATTTCCAGATTATAACAGCTGTCTGCCAATTGTCATGTAAAATCAAATAAGATGGttgactgaaaaaaaaaatatacttgcggcttgaaaaaatatttaatcgcatagcgttatttttatttattaccactAAGGCTTTGATAGGAGATTGAAgtcacaataacaataatagttgTCCTACCTTCAAACTGGAAACCGTGTCTGGTAAATAGACTACTGCCATCAATCATGGTCGTTGGCAATACATTGGTCGTTAGCAGAATGGTATAAATCTACAAATATTATTAGGGAGAGcacttatatttttgttatgattgCACACATGCTAAAATAAAATAGGCACTCactattatgttattttattttaagtgaaaaatgtatttacaatattttattaaatgtaatcaGTGCAATAATAAACGACTTAAaacgattataattttttatttttcatgtacaaaaataaattttatattaatttacagaattacatacatatatcacaTAGGCTTATAGTTCATGCTGATACGCATTCTGCAAACATGCTAGGGAACCAGTACAACGTCTCTTTCGGTTCCTGCGAGTCCACCCAGGCGAGACCTTCTCTCACCATATGGTTCAAAGCATTCTCGGCTCTGATTTCAGTCCAACTGAAAAGTAAGCAAAATTTAAATCAgttttgaaggtttttttattcagcaAAGAGCAAGAGGGtacaaaaacttattaaaaaaaagatcagtTAAAAATAGCTGAGTtctgatattatatttttgtaccaCATGCACCACGTGCACATGCACAACACAAgaacatacacacacatagaaactataaatataattactgaCTCAACAAGGAATCAAATAAGGATTCTGTGGTACAATAGAAAAAGTCATTAACTAAAAGACAACCCAGATATAATTAGTTCTTTATTGGCTGAAGATTTCAGCTCATGTCTGATCTgatgttaatatattattatggtaatGGTTGGTACTGAAACTGCTAACTGGAAACAAATTTCTAAATGCACGCATATTTAgcatagaaatatttttatctgaGCATCAGAGCTAAAATAGGCAGAATCATGCCACCAATTTGGCAAAATGGctcattaacaacaaaaattagaATACAGTGTTAGATAATGTGGGTTTTAGGGAAATGGTACATGATAGAATAATATTGAGCATACAAATGTTGGTTTACTATGTAAATAAAACCAATACAGTGCCTACCCATTAATGgttataatgtttaaaattactATAAACTCACCCGAGGTCGCTAGTGAGAACACTAACAGAGACCCACGCTGTTCCAAGTCCACTGGCCTTCTGAAGAACTAGTGTTTGATCCATGTTTAATTCACCAGGCACCGATTGAACCAGCCATTTGCCTTTACTGATCGGAACTACAGTAAACCTAGAAATAATGTGAGAATTGTGTGGGTATAAAAATTAGTAAGATCATGTTCTAAGCActatataattttatgaatcTCAAgtcttttaaaactttttttatttatgtttttattgcccttgtaggcagactagtaTACGGCCcgactgatggtgagtggttaccgtcgctcatggacttcagcaatgtcagaggcagagccaagctgctgcctactgtGAAGtaccctccacaagcctcgtttgaagaagggcatgtcatagcacacaggaaacaattttaataagattacatatttttacttGATTTCACCATAGCAACCACTAAGGCTTATCACATACCCTAAATGCATTTTACTGATTTACGATTTCGTAATTAACAACTAATGGCATATGTGACTACAAATTAGTCATCCATACTACATAGATCACTATATCATTTAGACAAGTGTGGctgatcactggtggtagggcctcttgtgagtcttcatgggtaggaaccaccacaaAAATAGACCAGGGCCCACTGGCATCACTTCAGTACTGACATCGTCCCAAGTCCAATCATTATTGTTTTAGTATAtcaattaattgtaaattgtaCGTAATTGGCTTGTACTTGGTGTTAGATACAACAATTATACACAAAATAGTAAAACTGGTCAAGAAAGTAAGGCactaattatgtatttatagtCCATAGGTGTTCTTGTTCAGGCTCAATAAAACAGTGCATTGCAATCAcacttttaaatataata contains these protein-coding regions:
- the LOC105841522 gene encoding dynein regulatory complex subunit 4, producing MDNTEISALQTEVEFYRNNQTIVEQEIKMLIADNQKLSHQLGVLLKEKLEAEKQSADSNQEQSKELDELKRQVALFTKERDSLHVLWQTAQRTIEALETELKTYHCYDNRGKQLNDIENKRELELKLETALTDYIELEAKYKELQTKNSTLLNDAKIKEKEIASYKERGKELEMKIEELAKNLEEYKINLAAEKKSREDLKKQLAFIQKELVEKIKKHAEAKSKVAEALELYDIVRKQKNDANATIKQQTAELNRVKRALCSVKDDLEAVYRKEIDEMKDKYNEKIVDMLVHIKNLDAELVEKGLLLNKVQRENQILSQANENYIKQHNEELKSLEPKLRIAEQRMEIMFQELVSSERRNVQLVCEKQCLALDVQRIQEIQARETKRRDWEEKLLKNRCEELTLQLENSQKSLNETHEMVNKLQAMMSSRAELSQKIISTKEDELNELNKHLENQMELSKKWKESYVEMTEKLKKQLNDLENENSELRMQLKLPNSGLIHDDSTES